The DNA sequence TTCATCGTGTGTCGTCGGAGACGATAGAACCTCGAGCCGTGCGCGTCGTGCAGCGCGGAATGCCGGGTCTGTGGCGGCTGATGCACTACCGGCGTACGTGGCTGCGCGGTGACCTGCTGGCCGGAGTCACGGTCGCCGCCTACCTGGTTCCCCAGGTGATGGCCTACGCCGAGGTCGCGGGCCTGCCGGCGGTGAGCGGGCTGTGGGCCTGTGTAGGGCCGCTCATGATCTATGCGGTGCTCGGCTCCTCGCCGCAGCTGTCGATCGGTCCCGAGTCCACCACGGCCCTGATGACCGCTGCCGCCGTGGGCGTCATGGTCTCCGGCCACGCGGAACGGCATGCCGAGGTGGCAGCGGCGCTGGCGATTGCGGTCGGCGGTGTCTGTCTGCTCGGCTGGATCGGTCGGCTGGGTTTCCTCGCCAACCTGCTGTCGAGACCGGTGCTGGTCGGCTACATGGCCGGGATCGCCGTGCTTATGATCGTCAGCCAGTTCGGCAAGCTGACCGGCACGGAGGTGGCAGGGACGTCCACGCTGGCCGAGCTGCGCTCGATCGGGACCCAGCTGGGCCGGATCCAATGGCCCACCCTGGCGATGTCCATCGGCGTGCTGGTTGTGCTGCTGGCGATCCGGCGTTGGCTGCCGCGTCTGCCCGGGCCGCTGATCGGGATGCTGCTCGCCGCCGGAGTGACCTGGCTGTTCGGCCTGAAGGCCTACGGCATCTCCACCATCGGGCAGATCCCGCGTGGCCTGCCGTCCCCAGCGGTCCCCAGCTTCAGCGGCCTGGAGATGGTGACCCTGATCCCCGCAGCCCTCGGCGTGGCCGTGGTCGGCTACACCGACAACGTGCTGACCGGCCGAGCGTTCGCCGCCAAGCGGCACGAGCAGGTGGACGGCAACCAGGAGTTCCTCGCTCTGGGCGCTGCCAACATCTCCGCCGGCCTGCTGCACGGGTTCCCGGTCAGCAGCAGCGGTAGTCGTACGGTGCTCGGTGACATCATGGGCAGCCGCAGCCAGTTGTTCTCGCTGGTGTCGCTGGCGACCGTGCTCGCCACCATGTTCTTCCTCAGTCCCGTGTTGGCCGCGTTCCCGAAGGCCGCATTGGGTGCCGTCGTGGTCTATGCGGCCATCCAGTTGATCGACATCGCCGAGCTGCGCAGGATCGGCCGGTTCCGGCGCAGCGAGTTGATGCTGGCACTGGCCACCACGGTCTCGGTGCTCGTCTTCAACGTGCTGTATGGCATCGGGGTCGCGATCGCGCTGTCCCTGCTGGACCTGTTGCGCAGGATCGTCAACCCGCACGACGGCATCCTGGGCTACGTCCCTGGCCTACCCGGCATGCATGACGTCGACGACTACGCAACCGGCAGGCAGGTGCCGGGCCTGGTCGTCTACCGCTACGACTCGCCGCTGTTCTTCGCCAACGCCGAGAACTTCAAGAATCGGGTGATGGCGGCCGTCGAGGCGTCCGACACCCCGGTCGAGTGGTTTCTGTTGAACGCCGAGGCCAATGTGGAGGTCGACCTGACCGCAGTCGACGTGCTGGACGAAGTCCGCCGCATTCTGGAGAGTCAGGGCATCGTGTTCGCGATGGCCCGCGTCAAGCAGGACATGCGCGATGCGCTGGCCGCCGCCGGGTTCGTCCAGCGGCTGGGCGATGATCGCATCTTCATGACCCTGCCGACAGCGGTCGAGGCCTATATCGCCTGGTATCGCCAGAAGCATGGCACGGCGCCAGCCGGACTGGAGCACCCGCCGGCCCGCTGACCCCTTGGCTCAGCGGAGCCTGGTGACCTCGAAGGTGTGGCTGGGCGCGGCGATCTCCTCCTGGGCCGCCACCAGCTGCAGTTCGCCCTGCCCAGACTCGACTGTGGTCTTGAGCACCCCGTACACGATCGCGGCGGTCCGCGAGACGGCAGCGGCGGGATCCCCGGTGGTCAGCAGATGCGCCAGGAACATCGCGGCGGTGATGTCGCCGGCACCGGTGAACGTCTGGGGCAGTAGCGGGGTGGTGACCGACCACGCGCCTTCGCCGGTGACGGCGATCATGTCGATCGTGTCCTGGTCGGCCGCGTCGTGCACCACGCTGGTGACCAGCACCGTCTCGGGTCCCATCGCCCGGGCGGCGTCCGCCGCCTTCAGCACGTCCGGTACGGACGTCGTCTGCAGTCCGGTCAGGAACTCCAGCTCAAACTGGTTGGGCGTGATCACCTGGGCCGCCGGCACCACGTGGTCACGCATGAACTCCGGGATGCCAGGCCGAACGAAGAACCCTCGACCGACGTCGCCCATCACGGGATCACAGCAGTAGATGGCCGCGGGGTTGCGTTCCTTGATCAGCTTCACCGTGTCGAGGATGACCGCCCCGACGTCCTCGCCGCCCTGATAACCGGACAGCACGGCATCACACCGGCCCAGAACGCCTCGCTCGTCGATGCCGCTGACGACCTCGGCGACATCGCTGCTCTTCAGCAGCGGTCCCCGCCACGAGCCGTACCCGGTGTGGTTGGAGAAGTGCACGGTCAGCACCGGCCACACCTCGATCCCGAGGCGCATCAGCGGGAAGGTTGCGGCCGAGTTGCCGACGTGGCCGTACGCGACCGAGGACTGGATCGACATGATGGAGGTCACGCCCGACATTGTGGCACTGGCCGCCCCAGAGCCGGCGCTGCGGCTGACGCGGGCTCCCTGGACAAGTCCGGAACGCTGCTTGAATGGTGCAGTGCTGAGTTGTCCAGGGACGATCACCGAGGCGCTGCGACGCGTGGTGCAGTCGACGCAGTCGGGCGACGCCGCTGCCCTCGTGTCGGTCTCCCTCGCCACGGTGGCTGAACACCAGACCCTGTTCGAGTTCAACGCCGATGCCCGGCACTACGCCGCCAGCGCGATGAAGCTGCCGCTGGTGCTGGCGTGCTACCGGCGGGCCGACGAGGGACGGCTGGACCTGCAGAGTCCGATCCTGGTGCACAACGAGTTCATCTCCCGGGTCGGCGGGACGTTCGAGGTCGACCGGACCGACGACTCGGATCCCGAGGTGTGGGGACGGGTGGGTCAGCACGTGCCGCTGGCCTGGCTCTGCCGACGAAGCCTGGTCAGGTCCTCCAACCTCGCCACCAACCTGGTGCTGGCCGCGGTCGGACTGCCGGCGGTCACCGCGACGCTGGCCGATCTCGGGGCGGATGGCGTCGAGGTGGTGCGCGGTATCGGCGACTTCGCGGCTGCCGACAGGGGCCTGACCAACGTCATCACCACCCGGGGTCTGACGACCCTGCTGTTGGCGCTCGGCGACCAGACGGCCGGTTCCAGCCAGGCCTGCGCCGCGGTGCTGGAGATGCTCGCCGCCAACGAGATCGATACCGAGATCCGTGCCGCCCTGCCGGAGGGGACGTATGTGGCGCACAAGAACGGCTGGGTCACGGGCGTACTTCATGACGCGGCCCTGATCCGGCCCTCGGACGCCGCGGAGCTGGTGCTCAGCGTGGCCACCACCGGCGGCTGGAACGAGGGGTCGGCACGAGGGTTCATCCACGCCATTGCAGCGCAGGTGTGGCGTCATCGCGACCAACTGGTGCCAGCCTGGTGAGCGCGTTGTTGAGTTTTCCTCCTAGAGTGGAGCCATGTCGGCCAGCGTTGAGGACACCAGCGACTTTGACCTGGCCCTGTGCGACGAAGGGGATGCCGGCCCCATGAGTGATCGCGAGCCGTCGAAAGCCGCTGCATCGGACGGTCACGACCGATCCGAGGCCGTTGGCCGCGACGACGGTCCCGACCGCGACCCGTCCCGCACCGACAACAACATCGTGCTGGACCAGCACGATGACCGCTGGCACTGGCGCCGCAAGATCCGCGCCGATCCGCGCAAGCTCGTCTTCTACCGTTTTGCGGTCGGTTTTGCTGGCCTGCTGTTCGTCAGCCTCGGCCTGGTGACGGGACCGTTCCCGGGCCCGGGAGGCATTCCGCTGGTGCTGCTGGGGCTCGCGATCTGGTCGAGTGAGTTCGAGTGGGCCCAGCGACTGATGTTCGTCTTCAAGCGACAGCTCGAGCGGTTCCGGTCGTGGAGCAGGTGGCAGCAGACGGCCTTCTGGATCGTCTTCTTCGCCTGCTGCGGCCTCATCGGCTACTCCTCGATGCTGTTGTTCGGCGTCCCCGAGTGGCTTCCGGACATCGCCAAGTCGATCCTTTCCGTGCTGCCGGGGATCTGACCCGATGCGCGCAGCGGACTACGCCTACTTCGACGCGCCCTTCCTGGCCCTCGCCCACCGCGGTGGCGCAGCGGACGGCGAGAACTTCGATCGGGAGAACACGCTGCACGCGTTCGGTCAGGCGGTGGAGCGGGGCTACCGCTACCTGGAGACCGATGTGCACGCCACCGCCGACGGGGTCCTGCTCGCCTTCCACGACGACCGCCTGGATCGCGTCACCGATCAGCGGGGCCTGATTGCCGAACTCCCCTACGCCCAGGTCGCCGAGGCGAGAATCGCTGGGCGGGACGCCATTCCCACGCTGGGCGAGCTGTTCACTGCTTTCCCGCAGGCACGGTTCAACATCGACGCCAAGGCACCGGCCGCCGTCGACCTGCTGGCCGATGTCATCGCCGAGTACGAGGCGTACGACCGGGTCTGCGTGTCTTCGTTCGGCTATGACCGGCTGCATCGACTGCGCCGTCGGCTCGGCCGGCGCGTTCCGTCCGCCGCCAGCACCCGGGGGGTGGCCTGGAACCGGTTTGCACCGTCGCTGACCAGGTTGCTCAACACTCCCGCCGCGGTGCTGCAGCTGCCGATCACCCACACCTTCCTGCGCTGGCAGCTGCAGGTGCTGACCCCGGCCCTGCTCCGGGCGGCGCACCGAGCCGGCAAGCAGGTGCACGTCTGGACCATCGACGACGCACCCACGATCGAATGGCTGCTGGACGTGGGTGTTGACGGCATATTCACCGATCGAATCGATACCTTGAAGGATGTGCTCACTGCCCGTGGGCTCTGGAGCTGACGCGAGCAGGGGAAGAGGTGCCGATGGCCGGCTCGGTGCGGTTGATGGCCCGGTGCGGTTGATGGGCCAGCACGGCGGGACGGATCCGGTGCGTCGTGGCCACCGGTAACAACCTGGCGGCGGAGGAAGGGCTCTCACTGGTCGCCCGGGTCAGGAAGCGGACCGTGGTCGCCTGGGGGCTGTGGGACTGGGGTTCGGCGGCGTACAACGCGGTCATCATCTCGTTCGTCTTCGGGCCCTACCTGACGACCGGGGTGGCGAAGAACCTCCCGGAGGGCTCACTCAGCGGTCCGACCTGGCTGGGCATCTCGACCGGGATCGCCGGTCTGGCCATCGCCCTGTTGGCGCCGGTCACGGGTCAGCGTGCGGATGCAGGCGGTCGTCGCCGCCGCAGCCTGGCCATCTGGACCGGACTGGTGATCGCCAGCACCTTCGGCCTGTATTTCGTCAAACAGGACTATCACTACCTCTGGCTCGGTCTGGCGCTGTTCGGGATCGGTTCCGTGTTCAGCGAGTTCGCCGGCGTCTCCTACAACGCGATGCTCCCGCAGGTCTCCACCCCGCGAACGATCGGCGCCGTGTCCGGCTTCGGCTGGTCGATGGGCTATTTCGGCGGCATCGTCCTGCTGCTCATCTGCTACGTGGGTTTCATCCACCCCGACATGGGCTGGTTCGGCGCCACGGCCGAAGGCGGACTGAAGTATCGGATGGTCGCAGTCTTCGCCGGCCTCTGGTTCCTGGTCTTCGCGATCCCGGTCCTGGTGGCGGTGCCGGAGATCGCACCCGGGCCCAGGTCTCAGCGGGTCGGGTTCTTCGCCTCCTACCGGGTCCTATGGCACCACCTGCGGTCGCTGTTCCGGGCCGACCGGAATGCAGTCTTCTTTCTGGTCGCCAGTGCCCTCTACCGCGACGGGTTGGCCGCCGTGTTCTCGTTCGGGGCGATCCTTGCCGTCAGCGTGTACGGGTTGAACCCCGGCAGTGTGCTGATCTTCGGGGTCGCCGCCAACGTGGTGGCAGCGCTCGGCGCCCTGACCGCCGGGTTCATCGAGGATCGGGTCGGACCCAAGCCGATCATCCTGGTCTCGCTGGGCGGTCTGGTGACCACCGCCCTCGCTCTGCTGTTTCTGCACGGTCCGACCATGTTCTGGATCTTCGGTCTCATCCTGTGCCTCTGGGTGGGACCGGCCCAATCCAGTTCGCGCACCTTCCTGGCCAGACTTGCACCGGTGGGCCGAGAGGGTGAGATGTTCGGCCTGTACGCGACCACCGGCCGCGCCGTCTCCTTCCTGGCGCCCAGCCTGTTCGCGGTGTTCTCCGGCGTCTTCGACTCCGACCGGCTGGGGATCATCGGAATAGCGCTAGTGTTGCTGGCGGGGGCCGTGGCGCTGTCGTTGGTGAAGCCACCTGCACGGATGCAGCCGGTACCGCTCGATGCCGCGTCATAGCCGGCATGGGGAGTGAGGAACATTTCGCCCTGCCGGGGAGTTGAACATAGGAGATCACTAGCCGGGAGGTTGTCAGATGGCCGATCGTTCTCTCAAGGGAACCGGGCTGGGTGCCAAGAGCTTCGAAGACGAGGCCGGTATCGAGTTCGCAGCACGCCAAGAAATCAGTTACGACTGCCCACAGAAGCATCACTTCACTCTGGTGTTCGCGCAGGAGGCCGACATTCCCGCGCTCTGGGAGTGCCCGCGCTGCGGAGCCGAGTCATTGCGGTCCGACGGCGAGCGGCCCGAAGCCAAGGAAGAGAAGCCGGTCCGTACGCACTGGGACATGCTCCGCGAACGTCGTTCGATCGCCGAACTCGAAGATCTTCTCGCCGAGCGACTCGACCTGTTGCGCTCCGGTGAGGTGGGACCACCTCAGTTCGCGCGCCCTTCACGCTCTAAGAAGAGTGCCTGAACAGATCCTGAGGTGACGACGCCGCTCCCGCGTCCTGGTTGCACTGGTCGGCAATCGCGACGTCCGGGAGTGGCGTCGTGCTGTTCCGGCGCCTTCCCGCTACCGTGGGTCGAGGTCCTGACCCCCAGCGGCCAGAAGGAGTTGTCTCATGTACGGAATCGGACTCGGTGTCTTCCTCGGCATCATCGGCGCCATCCTGCTCTTCCACGCGATCGACTTCCCGGACTCATGGCCGATCGACGAGTCGGTGCTCGGCTGGATCTTCCTGATCGCCGGCATTGTGGTCATCGTGTTGGGTCTGATCCAACACACCCAGCGCACCCGCACCAAGCACACCACCGAGCGTCGCGTGGACGTCGAGGGCAACGTCCCGCCGACCCAGCCGCCCGCCGTCTGAGCCTGCCGCAAAGCAAGTGCTTTGAGCCTGTCGAAGAGTGATTCGCATTAAGGCGCTCTTCGACAGGCTCAGAGCACGTTGACGTACGGCGCTCTTCGACAGGCTCAGAGCACGTTGACGTACGGCGCTCTGAGCTTGTCGAAGAGCTGGACAACTACTCGATCTCGCCCGAGATGACGGTGTCGTCGCGCCGCTGACGCTTGGTGGCGTCGACGACCTCACCCTCGATCAGGTCTTCATGACGCAGGCGCGCCCGCATCACCGGGACGTTGACGCCCAGACTCTGCACCCGGCGGGCGACGAAGAAGCCCACGATCCGACGGGCCCAGGGCCGGGTGAACGGCAGCAGGAAGAAGAAGCCGATCAGGTCCGAGGCGAAGCCGGGAAGCATCAGCAGGACACCACCCACCAGTACCAGCGCGGCATTGGTCATCTCTCCGCTGGGCATCCGGCCGGTGCCGAGGGCGTCGTTCAGTGCCTTCCAGGCCTTCCCGCCCTCTCTCTTCAACAGCCAGCCACCGAGAATCGCCTCGGCGACCAGGATCGCGATGGTCGGCAGCACGCCGATCTGGTGGCCCACCTGAATCAACAGCCACACCTCGAAGATGGGCACAGCAACCACCAGTGCCATGAAGAGCATCAGTGGCCAGCCCCTTCTGAGCCTCATCGCGTCACCTCCCCAACCGGCGCAGAACCGGTGCGACGACCCAGCTCACGCAGTTGGCGGGCGCGATGGGCGATCCCCCAGAGCGTCGTCCGGATGAGGGCCTCGATCACGATCTGCTGGCTCATCTTGGAGTCGCCGTACTCACGCTCGACGAAGGTGATCGGCACCTCGACCACCTTGAACCCAGCCTTGAGTGCTCGCCAGGCCAGGTCCACCTGGAAGCAGTAGCCGGCCGAGGCGATGTCGTCGAGGCCGATGTTCCGGAGCGTTTCGGCCCGGAACACGTTGTAGCCACCGGTGGCATCCTTCAGCGGGATGCCGAGCATCAGCCGGGTCCACAGGTTGCCGCCCAGGGAGAGGATCTTGCGCGACTGCGGCCAGTTGACGACCGAGCCGCCACGAACCCACCGCGACCCCTTGACCATGTCCGCCGTATGCAGCGCCGCAAGCAGGCTCGGCAGCTGTTCAGGCTGGTGCGAACCGTCCGCGTCAAGCTCGACCAGCACGTCGTAGCCGCGCTCCAGGCCCCAGTGGAAACCGGCCAGATAGGCGGCGCCGAGGCCCTCCTTGCCACGCCGGTGCAGGACCTCCACCTGGGCGTCCGCCGCAGCCAGGTCATCGGCCAGTCTGCCGGTGCCATCGGGCGAGTTGTCGTCGGCGATCAGCACGTGTGCGGCCGGCACGCTGGCGCGCACTCTGGACACGATCCGTTCGACATTCTCGGCTTCGTTGTAGGTCGGGATGATGACGAGGATCTTGCCTAGGTCGCTCACTCGGCAGCTTCTTTCTCGGGTCGGGACAGGTCCGGCTGGCCCCCATTCTCCCGTACCAGGCCAAATGACGCCCGGTCCGCCCGACGTCGCGCCAGGAATCCCAGCAACAGGAACACGCCACCGGCGAGGGCCAGAGCCAGGTCCAGCCAGGGCGCGAAGCGCACCGCCGGAGTCAGCGAGGTCCGCAGCGGCAGCGCCCGGACCGCTGAGTCGGCGGTGAACTGCTTGGTCCTGAACACCACCCGGCCGTCCCGGTCGATGAAACCCGAGACGCTGTTGGTGGTGGCCACGGCGATCTCGCGACGGGACTCCATGGCCCGGGCCCGGGTGATGGCGAACTGCTGCTCGATCTGGCCGGTCCCTCCGTAGGTAGCGTTGTTGCTCTGCACCATCAGGAGCTGTGCGCCGTTGGTCATGGTCTGGTACACGGTCGTGTCGTACGCGAGCTCGAAACAGATCACGTCCCCCACCGCGATCCGCCGGCCGTCGGTCAGCGGCACGTGCAGTACACCCGGCTTGGTGCCGGGGATGGACTGAGCGCCGACCAGCTTGAGCATCGGAATGACCGGTAGCAGCTCGTCGCGGAACGGGATCCACTCGCCGAACGGGACCAGGTTGCGCTTGTCGTAGCGCGCCAGAACGCCCCGAGTCGGATCCCACCACAGCGCAGTCGTCTGCCGCTCGTCCTCTCCAGGTCCGGCCATCACCGCACCAACGAGAATCGGCCGGTCGGCCAGCTGGGTTGCGGACTGGACCACTGCTCGCGTCTGGCTGTCCAACAGCGGGTCGATGTCGGTCGAGTTCTCCGGCCACAGGATGAAGTCGGGCTGTGGCGTGATGCCCTCTCTCACCTTCAGGGTGAGCTTGATGGTCTCGCGGAGATGGTTGTTGGTCACCGTACGGGCGCGGCCCATCGCCTCCATCCCGCGGCCAGGCACGTTGCCCTGGACGATGCCAACGTTCACCGACCCCTTCGTTCCGGCCAACGGCTCGTTCTGCCAGTGCTGCAGGCCGAGGCCGGTGCCGACCAGCACAAAGACGAGCGCCGCAGCAGGGACAGCGGTCCTCAGCCGGATCGGGTCCTCAGCCACGCGCTGACCAAGGACGTGCAGCGTGAACCAGGCCACCAGCTGGCCGGTCAACGCCACCAGGAAGCTGACCCCGACAACACCGACGATCGGAAAGAAGCCGGAGAGTGGGGTGTCGACGGCGGCATAGCCGATCCGGGTCCAGCCAAAACCTCCGAAGGGGATTCGCGAGTAGCCGAACTCACACAGCACCCACAGACAGGCCACTCCCAACGGCCATACCCGAAGGCGGGTCACCAGACTGATGCCGATCCCGAGGCAGCCGAAGAACAGGGACTCGAACAGGATCAGGGCCGCCATCACCGGGAAGCCAAGGACGTGCAGCCAGTTGATTGTGACCGATAACATCACCAGCCCGAACACGTAGCCCAGGCCGAAGGCTTGCCGCAGGCGCTGCAACCGGAACACGCCCAGGGTGAACGCCGGCAGACCAACCAGCAGCAGCGGCCACCAGTTGTACGGCTGCCAACTGAGCCCCATCGCCACACCGCCCAGCAGCACCAGCGGCAGCCGCGACCGCAGCCTCAGCCGCTCCAGCCCCACAAGCCGCCCAGGTCGAGGGATCAGTGTCACAGGATGAGCCTACGTGCCCAGGGCTCCTCGTGCCGTGAGCCCGACCACGCGCCCTTCCCCTGACCGCGCCCTGAGCCTGTCGAGGGGCCAGCCGCGCCTTGCCCCTGACCCCGTGCCCTGAGCCTGTCGAAGGGCCAGCCCCGCCCCGAACCTGACGCCGTGCCCTGCCCCGGACCCCGTGCCCTGCCCCCGACCCCGTGCCCTGCCCCCGACCCCGTGCCCTGAGCCTGACCGCGTGCCCTGAGCCTGTCGAAGGGTCTCACACCACGCTCTCGCCACGGAGGACGAGCCTTCGATAAGCCCAGGCCGCGTGATGCGCCACGCACCATCTGCGACGCGCGGGCCAACGCACACAAATCGGCACGTGATTGCCGAACGCCGGCGTCCCCTGAGCGGGGAGCTCGAGCAGGTCCCCTACTGACGTGCCGATTCGTGTGTTCACCTCGTGCCCGAGTCGCTCCTGGGGCGGTGTCCTGTCGGATGCCACTCGTCACGCTCTCGCCGCGGATGGGCGACCTGTGCTGCCCGGCCCTGGACCGGCAGTGCTCTCCCCCATTCAAGAACTCGACAGAATGCGACTATTCCAGCCCAAAAGCGATCCCGGTCGAAAACTCGACAGAACGCGACTTCTCCAGCCCAAAAGCGCCGAACCCGATCAAGAACTCGACAGAACGCGACTTTTCCAGCCCAAGAGCGCGGAACCCGGCCGAAAAGTCGACAGAACCCGGAACGCGAGATTTGGCACCACATGGTCGGCGAGGCACTTCTCATCCATCAAACCCCTCACCACTTGACGCCAAACAGAAGCAACCAGCGGAAGACGCGGCTGCGGTTCCACCACGCCCTTCGACAAGCTCAGGGCACGTGGGCTCAGGGCACGGGTGGGGCTCTAGCTTGCGCCCTTCGACAAGCTCAGGGCACGTGGGTAGGGCTCAGGGAACTTGGGTCGGGCTCAGGGCACGGTCGCGATGCTGGGGACGACTACGGTGCCGACGGCGCGGACGGTGAGGATCGGGTCGGCCAGGAGTTGCGAGGCGCTGTCCGTACCGGCGACACCGCGGCAGACGACGCGGGAGGTGAAGGTGATCTCCCGGCTCCTGTTGCCGACCCGCGTCACGGTGCCCTCGGTCTCGACGACGTCGCCGGCCCGGACCGGTGCCAGGAACTCCACTGACGCGTACCCGACGAAGAGCCCCTCGTCGGAGTCGGTCCGGATGCAGATCTCGGTGGCGACGTCACCGAACAGGCCCAGCGTGAAGGCACCGTCCACCAGGTTGCCGGCATAGTGCGCGTGGTTGTATCCCACATACCGACGATGGATCACGGTCAGCCCGAGACGAGGGTCGCTCATGATCGGGATCCTAATCGCCGACCCTGTCTGCGGCGACCTGTGCGATCTGGTCTGCCCTCAGCGGAACCGGCGCAACCGCAGACTGTTGCTGACCACGAACACCGAGCTGAACGCCATTGCGGCGCCGGCAAGCATCGGGTTGAGCAGGCCGGCCGCAGCCAGCGGAATCGCCGCCACGTTGTAGGCGAAGGCCCAGAACAGGTTGCCCTGGATGGTTCGCAGCGTACGGCGGGACAGCCGGATCCCGTCGGCGGCGACCCGGAGGTCCCCGCGGACCAGGGTGAGGTCCGAGGCCTCGATGGCCACATCGGTGCCCGTGCCCATAGCCAGACCGAGATCGGCCTGCGCCAGCGCCGGGGCGTCATTGATGCCGTCACCGACCATCGCGACCACCGCTCCGCTCTGCTGCAGCCTGGTGATCTCGGCGACCTTGTCGGCGGGCAGCACGTCAGCGATCACGTCGGCGGCGTCGATCCCCACCTCGGCAGCTATCGCCAGCGCGACGGCACGGTTGTCCCCCGTCAGCAGAACCGGCCGCAGACCGAGCCGGCGCAGCTGGCTGACCGCCTCCCTGGAGGTCGGCTTGACCGTGTCGGAGACCACCAGCACACCTCGAGCCTGGCCTTCCCAGGCGACGACGACGGCGGTCCTGCCCAGCCGCTCGGCTTCGGTGATCGCCGCGTCCAGGCGGTCGGGCAACGTCTGACCGGTGTCCTCAAGCATCCGGCGCCGACCGACCAGGACGGTGCGTTTTCCGCCGAGGTCCACCACTCCACGTACCCCGACACCCTCGACGTTGGCGAAGTCGTATACCTCGGGCAGCGTGCCGGTCTCGGCGAGGGCCGCAGCAGCGATGGCCCGGGCGATCGGATGCTCGCTGGCGTGCTCCAGCGCACCGGCCAGCTGCAACAGCTCGGTCCGGTCCTGACCCGCGGCCACTGTGACGTCGGTCAGGGACATCCGACCGGTGGTGATAGTGCCGGTCTTGTCCAGCACCACGGTGTCGACCCGATGGGTGGACTCGAGCACCTCCGGGCCCTTGATCAGGATGCCGAGCTGGGCGCCGCGTCCCGTCCCGACCATCAGAGCCGTCGGTGTGGCCAGACCCAGCGCGCAGGGGCAGGCGATGATCAGCACGGCGACTCCGGCCGTGAAGGCGAACTCGGGCGAGTCGCCGTACGCGAGCCAGAAGCCCAGCGTGGCAGCCGCGATCGCGATCACGACGGGTACGAAGACTGCGGCGACCCGATCCGCCAACCGCTGGACCGAGGCCTTGCCGTTCTGGGCGTCCTCGACCATCCGGGCCATCTGAGCCAGCTGCGTGTCCGCACCCACCCGGGTTGCGCGGACCACCAGCCGGCCGCCGGCATTGACGGTCGCACCCACCACCGGATCGCCGGGGGCGACCTCGACCGGCACCGACTCACCGGTGAGCATCGAGGCGTCGACGGCAGAGGTGCCGGTGCTGACGATCCCGTCGGTGGCGATCTTCTCCCCCGGCCGGACCACGAACGCGTCACCGACCTTCAGCTCAGCCACCGGGACGCGGACCTCGCCGCCCGGGCGGAGCACGGCCACCTCCTTGGCCCCCATCGACAGCAGGGCCCGCAGCGCGGCTCCCGAGCGTCGCTTGGCCCGCGCCTCGAAGTAGCGGCCCGCGAGCAGGAACATGGTGACCCCGGCGGCCACCTCCAGGTAGATCTCCTCGGCACCGGACCCACGGGACGGCACCAGACTGAAGGGCATCGTCATCCCGGGCGTACCGGCAGCGCCGAGAAACAGCGCGTACAGCGACCAGCCGAATGCGGCCAGTACGCCCAGGCTGACGAGCGTGTCCATCGTCGCCGACCCGTGCCGCAGGTTGGTCCACGCGGCACGGTGGAACGGCCAGGCTCCCCAGGTGACCACCGGTGCTGCAAGGGTCAGCGACAACCACTGCCAGTAGGTGAACTGCAGGGCGGGGATCATGCCGAGGGCGATCACCGGCACTGC is a window from the Microlunatus panaciterrae genome containing:
- a CDS encoding heavy metal translocating P-type ATPase, translating into MTIETPAGLSVPRAEHSIELTIGGMTCASCAARVEKKLNKMEGVSATVNYATEKAKVSYADNVTTDQLIATVVATGYTAEPPAPEPSGAAASVPESVDEEDPVSRSLRHRLTASVVLAVPVIALGMIPALQFTYWQWLSLTLAAPVVTWGAWPFHRAAWTNLRHGSATMDTLVSLGVLAAFGWSLYALFLGAAGTPGMTMPFSLVPSRGSGAEEIYLEVAAGVTMFLLAGRYFEARAKRRSGAALRALLSMGAKEVAVLRPGGEVRVPVAELKVGDAFVVRPGEKIATDGIVSTGTSAVDASMLTGESVPVEVAPGDPVVGATVNAGGRLVVRATRVGADTQLAQMARMVEDAQNGKASVQRLADRVAAVFVPVVIAIAAATLGFWLAYGDSPEFAFTAGVAVLIIACPCALGLATPTALMVGTGRGAQLGILIKGPEVLESTHRVDTVVLDKTGTITTGRMSLTDVTVAAGQDRTELLQLAGALEHASEHPIARAIAAAALAETGTLPEVYDFANVEGVGVRGVVDLGGKRTVLVGRRRMLEDTGQTLPDRLDAAITEAERLGRTAVVVAWEGQARGVLVVSDTVKPTSREAVSQLRRLGLRPVLLTGDNRAVALAIAAEVGIDAADVIADVLPADKVAEITRLQQSGAVVAMVGDGINDAPALAQADLGLAMGTGTDVAIEASDLTLVRGDLRVAADGIRLSRRTLRTIQGNLFWAFAYNVAAIPLAAAGLLNPMLAGAAMAFSSVFVVSNSLRLRRFR